The following are encoded in a window of Thermoanaerobacter ethanolicus JW 200 genomic DNA:
- a CDS encoding extracellular solute-binding protein, with translation MKKIAKSILILLLAASLLAGCGTSTSQKNEASQTTKEKVITIDFWAAPNPPQQTFWKQMAEEYAKINPNIKVNVSPMPESPTSEAGIQAALAGGNAPTISENISRGFAAQLVDSKALVPLDTMDGWNDIVKTRNMENTIQAWEFADGHQYVLPIYSNAMLFAWRIDILKQLGYNEPPKTYSQIIELGKKLKEKYPDKYLWANPDLIDSTWWKRWFDFFMLYDAASNGNKFIEGNNFVADDKAGVATLKFLEDMAKNKLILTQKATDPFETGISVWTTIGPWTFNTWKDKYPELKLNETYVLALPPVPDGMSTDNVKTFADTKGLVIYAQSSPEKQKAAMEFIKWVYSNPENDMKWFEITNLPPARDDVNTNEQFKNYLKDHPELQLYAESIPNAIPPIDNAKFNDIQTLIGQKAVNPVVAGQVDAQKAWDDMKKAIQGVLK, from the coding sequence ATGAAAAAAATAGCTAAAAGTATTCTAATTTTACTTCTTGCTGCATCACTTTTGGCAGGCTGTGGGACTAGTACAAGCCAAAAGAATGAAGCATCACAGACAACAAAAGAAAAAGTTATTACAATCGATTTTTGGGCTGCTCCAAATCCTCCGCAACAGACTTTCTGGAAACAGATGGCTGAAGAATATGCAAAAATTAATCCAAACATCAAAGTAAATGTTAGCCCGATGCCTGAATCACCAACATCTGAAGCTGGAATTCAAGCAGCTCTTGCTGGTGGTAATGCTCCTACAATTTCAGAAAACATTTCCCGTGGTTTTGCGGCACAACTTGTAGACAGTAAAGCTTTAGTACCTCTTGATACAATGGATGGATGGAATGACATTGTAAAAACTAGAAATATGGAAAACACAATTCAGGCATGGGAGTTTGCGGATGGGCATCAATATGTATTGCCTATATATTCAAACGCGATGCTTTTTGCATGGAGGATCGATATTTTAAAGCAATTGGGATATAATGAACCTCCAAAAACTTATAGTCAAATTATTGAATTAGGGAAAAAATTAAAAGAAAAATATCCTGACAAGTATTTATGGGCAAATCCAGATTTAATTGACTCTACCTGGTGGAAAAGATGGTTTGACTTCTTTATGCTTTATGATGCAGCTTCAAACGGTAATAAATTCATAGAGGGAAATAATTTTGTTGCTGATGATAAAGCCGGAGTTGCTACACTTAAATTCCTTGAGGATATGGCAAAAAATAAGCTTATATTAACGCAAAAAGCTACGGATCCTTTTGAAACAGGAATAAGTGTATGGACAACAATTGGTCCTTGGACGTTTAATACATGGAAGGACAAATATCCAGAACTTAAGCTAAATGAAACTTATGTGCTTGCACTACCTCCAGTGCCAGATGGAATGAGTACAGATAATGTAAAAACATTTGCAGATACAAAAGGCCTTGTAATATATGCACAATCAAGTCCTGAAAAGCAAAAAGCAGCAATGGAATTTATAAAATGGGTATATTCTAATCCCGAAAATGATATGAAATGGTTTGAAATTACTAATCTTCCACCAGCAAGAGATGATGTCAATACAAACGAACAATTTAAAAATTACTTAAAAGATCATCCTGAGCTTCAACTGTATGCTGAATCTATACCAAATGCTATTCCGCCTATTGATAATGCTAAATTTAACGATATTCAGACATTAATTGGCCAAAAAGCTGTAAATCCTGTTGTGGCAGGACAAGTAGATGCACAAAAGGCTTGGGATGATATGAAAAAGGCGATTCAGGGGGTTCTTAAATGA
- the crcB gene encoding fluoride efflux transporter CrcB, whose protein sequence is MTSILYVGIGGILGAILRYEISRHIKENREIVIPIETFIINVLGAFLLNFLSSPKINVNLSYDVKLFLTTGFLGAFTTYSTFSHETVDLIKNKKYFHAFIYMSLTIIFGLIGGVLGYYLGNYMGKLI, encoded by the coding sequence GTGACAAGTATACTATATGTAGGAATTGGAGGAATTTTGGGAGCAATATTGAGATATGAAATATCGCGGCATATAAAGGAAAACCGAGAGATAGTTATTCCTATCGAAACTTTTATTATAAATGTATTAGGTGCGTTTTTATTAAACTTTTTATCAAGTCCTAAAATAAATGTAAATTTAAGCTATGATGTTAAACTTTTTCTGACAACGGGATTTCTAGGTGCTTTTACAACATACTCAACTTTTTCCCATGAGACAGTAGACTTAATCAAGAATAAAAAATATTTTCATGCATTTATATATATGTCCTTAACAATTATATTTGGACTAATAGGAGGAGTATTGGGATATTATCTCGGAAATTATATGGGAAAATTGATTTGA
- a CDS encoding HD domain-containing phosphohydrolase, which translates to MFKRYYNTRIFFTLFGISVIVYSLSLAHFLLGFENRVFIGGIILLISLGLSSFLSKKLSEPIKKLNEAVKRISRGDFDYQLNITDSKEFRELSENFNSMARDLSQSYKKLKEQTESLIQQNEELQEFNAELEASYEQLETLTHELEISERKYRLLVENIRDILWVTDKNFIIEFVNSRVIRYLNYTPHELIGKSIFEIVDEDSREILKNMMEGKINFSEINFKNKEGLLVITETHVKRLKIDEEVVGIQGISRDITEMYYVKKQIAEKNNEILAISDVGRLLTSGSDIKEVLNNIVEKVAELLNSPLCTIREYNPYFHKFVLLVKGGELKDYPVYEEIKLSEEDINELVNQKEIKIKDVEEFSHSEKITPIFAAKDVYSVVIVPLIFRNETKGILTVWTAANTVKNMSLLRSIASAVSVAIENSKLYDEIKKVYIKTIEALAYAMEAKDLYTKGHSMRVSQYAVLIGEYMGFSREKIEQLRIAGILHDIGKIGISDTILLKKGKLSEEEYNVIKSHPEISRKILMPIDLPKEILEAISKHHERYDGKGYPYGLKGEEIPIEAAILGVADAFDAMTSDRAYRKGMTIEEAVNEILRHKGTQFHPEIVDVFISIYMNARQKLEEVKNQIFESVS; encoded by the coding sequence ATGTTTAAAAGATATTATAATACACGGATATTTTTTACTTTATTTGGAATTTCTGTAATTGTTTACTCGTTGTCATTAGCTCATTTTTTGTTAGGGTTTGAAAATAGAGTTTTTATAGGGGGAATAATTTTATTAATTTCGCTGGGGTTATCGAGTTTTTTATCTAAAAAATTGTCTGAACCTATTAAAAAATTAAACGAAGCTGTTAAAAGGATTTCTCGCGGGGATTTTGATTATCAGTTAAATATTACTGATTCAAAAGAGTTTAGGGAACTTTCAGAGAATTTTAATTCCATGGCTAGAGACTTATCTCAAAGTTATAAAAAATTAAAAGAACAGACGGAAAGTTTAATACAACAAAATGAAGAATTACAGGAGTTTAACGCGGAATTAGAAGCTTCCTACGAGCAGTTAGAGACTTTGACTCATGAATTAGAAATTTCTGAAAGAAAGTATCGATTGTTAGTAGAAAATATTCGGGATATTTTGTGGGTGACTGATAAAAATTTTATTATTGAATTTGTCAATTCACGAGTTATAAGGTATTTAAATTATACTCCTCACGAATTGATAGGAAAAAGCATTTTTGAAATTGTAGATGAAGACAGCAGAGAAATCTTGAAAAACATGATGGAAGGTAAAATTAATTTTTCAGAAATCAATTTTAAAAACAAAGAAGGCTTATTGGTTATAACAGAAACCCATGTTAAAAGGCTAAAAATTGATGAAGAAGTGGTAGGCATTCAAGGCATTTCTCGAGATATTACAGAAATGTATTATGTAAAAAAACAGATAGCTGAAAAGAATAATGAAATATTGGCTATTAGTGATGTAGGAAGGCTACTTACATCGGGAAGTGACATAAAAGAGGTATTGAATAACATAGTAGAAAAAGTTGCTGAATTGTTAAATTCACCTTTGTGCACTATAAGAGAATATAATCCGTATTTTCATAAGTTTGTTTTACTTGTAAAAGGGGGAGAATTAAAAGATTATCCTGTCTATGAAGAAATTAAATTATCAGAAGAGGACATAAATGAATTAGTAAATCAAAAAGAAATAAAAATAAAAGATGTAGAAGAGTTTTCTCATAGTGAAAAAATAACACCTATTTTTGCAGCTAAAGATGTTTATTCAGTTGTGATAGTGCCTTTAATTTTTAGAAATGAAACTAAGGGAATTTTAACAGTTTGGACTGCAGCAAATACGGTCAAAAATATGAGTTTATTGAGATCTATTGCCAGCGCAGTGTCTGTGGCAATTGAAAATTCCAAACTGTATGACGAGATTAAAAAAGTCTATATAAAGACTATAGAAGCTTTAGCTTATGCAATGGAAGCAAAGGATTTATATACGAAAGGACATTCTATGAGAGTATCTCAATATGCTGTTTTAATAGGGGAATATATGGGCTTTTCAAGGGAAAAAATAGAACAATTAAGGATTGCAGGGATATTACATGATATAGGAAAGATAGGTATATCTGATACTATTCTTCTAAAGAAAGGCAAACTCTCGGAAGAAGAGTATAACGTTATAAAAAGTCATCCAGAGATATCAAGAAAAATTTTAATGCCTATAGATCTGCCGAAAGAAATATTAGAAGCTATTTCCAAACACCATGAACGATATGATGGGAAAGGTTATCCTTATGGTTTAAAAGGCGAAGAAATCCCTATAGAAGCAGCAATTCTTGGTGTGGCTGATGCCTTTGATGCAATGACTTCTGATAGAGCTTATAGAAAAGGAATGACTATTGAAGAAGCAGTAAATGAAATTTTAAGACATAAAGGTACTCAATTTCATCCTGAAATAGTAGATGTATTTATCTCAATTTACATGAATGCGAGGCAAAAGCTAGAGGAAGTAAAAAATCAGATATTTGAAAGTGTTTCTTAA
- a CDS encoding pseudouridine synthase — MAKMRIDKLLSNIGIGTRKEVKKFIKEGLVLVNGNTVKDAGLIVDTESDEILFDGEKINYKEFIYIMINKPKGVISATYDEVEKTVIDLLPQELKARNPFPVGRLDKDTEGLLLITNDGDLAHQLLSPKKNVIKKYYAEILGFVNESDIKAFNEGIILEDGYKTLPANLEILFSSSDVSKVYVYIREGKYHQIKRMFESVGKKVIYLKRLAMDNLTLDENLKPGEWRELSEKELSFLKKSI; from the coding sequence ATGGCAAAAATGAGAATAGATAAACTTTTATCGAATATAGGCATTGGTACGAGAAAAGAAGTTAAAAAATTCATTAAAGAAGGTCTTGTATTGGTAAATGGAAATACAGTAAAAGATGCTGGTTTAATTGTAGATACTGAATCTGATGAAATTTTATTTGATGGTGAAAAGATCAATTACAAAGAATTTATATATATCATGATAAATAAGCCAAAAGGAGTTATTAGCGCCACATATGACGAAGTTGAAAAAACAGTTATTGACCTTCTTCCTCAAGAATTAAAAGCTCGAAATCCATTTCCCGTAGGAAGACTTGATAAAGATACAGAAGGATTGCTTCTTATAACTAATGACGGAGACTTGGCACATCAGCTTTTATCACCAAAAAAGAATGTTATAAAAAAATATTATGCTGAAATATTAGGCTTTGTCAATGAAAGCGACATTAAAGCTTTCAATGAAGGCATTATACTTGAAGATGGGTATAAAACTCTTCCCGCAAACCTTGAAATTCTTTTTTCTTCTTCTGATGTGTCGAAAGTTTACGTTTATATAAGAGAAGGAAAATATCACCAAATAAAAAGGATGTTTGAATCAGTCGGTAAAAAGGTCATATACCTTAAAAGATTGGCAATGGATAATCTCACCCTTGACGAAAATCTAAAACCTGGGGAGTGGAGAGAATTGTCTGAAAAAGAGCTATCTTTCCTGAAAAAGTCGATATAA
- a CDS encoding LacI family DNA-binding transcriptional regulator, translating into MTAIKRKKVTMKDIAERLNLSINAVSLALNDKVGVSEETRKIVLKTADEMGYFDENPSFIAKNHFRNICLLIEERNFRDTHFYTKVILGIENEAKKNNYDILVNFMNQDDFQVPSSVETRKVSGILVVGTIKDEHLEKLLKYDIPTVLVDHASFTISTDAVLTQNMPGSYMATQYLIRKGHTQIGFFGEIDFSLSFKERWLGFNEAMRNAGLNVDPIFNVNPGYCVIGQVEQYVLSKNYKEVANIISKLDKLPTAWVCSNDSAAITLYNALSILGIKVPDDISVVGFDDIDICNIVTPHLTTIRINKELMGAKAVKRLLWRMENPKEPCDHIRMEVKLIERESVREVRN; encoded by the coding sequence TTGACGGCAATTAAAAGGAAAAAAGTGACCATGAAAGATATCGCTGAAAGGTTGAACTTATCAATTAATGCTGTGTCCCTGGCTTTAAATGACAAGGTGGGGGTGAGCGAAGAGACAAGAAAAATAGTTTTAAAAACAGCTGATGAAATGGGGTATTTTGATGAAAATCCCTCTTTTATTGCTAAAAATCATTTCAGAAATATTTGCCTACTGATTGAAGAGAGAAATTTCCGCGATACTCATTTTTATACAAAAGTAATTTTAGGTATAGAGAATGAAGCAAAGAAAAATAATTACGATATTTTAGTAAACTTCATGAATCAAGATGATTTTCAGGTACCTTCCAGTGTTGAAACGAGAAAAGTTTCAGGAATTTTAGTGGTTGGTACTATTAAAGATGAACATCTGGAAAAATTATTGAAGTATGATATACCAACTGTCCTTGTAGACCATGCTTCATTTACTATAAGTACAGATGCTGTATTAACTCAAAATATGCCTGGCTCATATATGGCAACACAATATCTTATTCGAAAAGGCCATACTCAAATAGGTTTTTTTGGTGAAATAGATTTTTCTTTAAGTTTTAAAGAAAGATGGTTAGGCTTTAACGAGGCGATGAGAAATGCAGGACTTAATGTAGATCCCATATTTAATGTAAATCCTGGATATTGTGTAATAGGACAGGTAGAACAATATGTTTTAAGCAAAAACTACAAAGAGGTAGCAAATATTATCTCAAAGTTAGATAAACTTCCTACTGCATGGGTATGCTCCAACGACAGTGCTGCTATTACCTTGTACAATGCATTGAGCATTTTGGGTATTAAAGTACCTGACGATATCTCTGTAGTTGGCTTTGATGATATTGATATATGTAACATTGTGACACCGCATTTGACTACTATCCGCATAAATAAAGAACTTATGGGAGCAAAAGCTGTAAAAAGACTTTTGTGGAGGATGGAAAACCCAAAAGAGCCCTGTGACCACATACGGATGGAGGTTAAGCTGATAGAGAGGGAATCAGTAAGGGAAGTTAGAAATTAA
- a CDS encoding pro-sigmaK processing inhibitor BofA family protein yields the protein MNISIEYNIIIAYLIGLFLLYLLGWLLVVPRKILLRIIINGIIGGLILFIINLIGKSLGLYIAINPVTALVVGFLGIPGIILLIILQHIV from the coding sequence ATGAATATAAGCATTGAATACAATATAATCATTGCTTACTTAATTGGCTTGTTTTTACTTTATCTTTTAGGATGGTTATTAGTAGTTCCAAGAAAAATTTTGCTAAGAATTATAATAAATGGAATTATTGGCGGCTTAATTTTGTTTATTATCAATTTGATAGGAAAATCTCTTGGATTATATATTGCTATAAATCCTGTGACTGCTCTTGTTGTAGGCTTTTTGGGTATTCCAGGAATTATCCTTTTGATAATTTTGCAGCATATTGTTTGA
- a CDS encoding DUF2508 family protein — translation MGMLFDYLKGIAVTKNIYDYNSENYQLVNEVRQTIKELKDAEIYFQSVTDPDLVDYAIYRLESLKRKYIYLLKKAKKEGINFDNFSSLLS, via the coding sequence ATGGGAATGCTTTTCGATTATTTAAAAGGGATTGCGGTAACAAAAAATATATATGACTACAATAGTGAGAACTATCAATTGGTAAATGAAGTGAGACAAACGATAAAAGAATTGAAAGATGCAGAAATTTATTTTCAAAGTGTCACAGACCCTGACTTAGTAGATTATGCTATATATCGGTTAGAGAGTTTAAAGAGAAAGTACATATATTTATTGAAAAAAGCAAAAAAAGAGGGAATAAATTTTGATAATTTTTCGTCCCTCCTATCATAA
- a CDS encoding DUF1657 domain-containing protein, which yields MTVKSDMEKAIAAAQSALGTYAQFASSTDDPAAKQMFQQMQQDMQRHVTMLTNRLNYINAHNKLNQQSQATQQATQQNQQNVLTNKK from the coding sequence ATGACTGTTAAGAGTGATATGGAAAAAGCTATTGCAGCCGCACAATCGGCTCTTGGAACCTATGCGCAATTTGCAAGCTCTACAGATGACCCTGCTGCAAAACAAATGTTTCAACAGATGCAACAAGATATGCAAAGACATGTCACTATGCTTACTAATAGGTTAAATTATATAAATGCCCATAACAAACTAAATCAACAGTCTCAAGCTACACAGCAAGCGACACAACAAAATCAACAAAATGTTCTCACAAATAAAAAGTGA
- the dnaX gene encoding DNA polymerase III subunit gamma/tau, with amino-acid sequence MYQSLYRKYRPRSFKEVVGQEHIVRTLKNQIKLKKIGHAYLFTGTRGTGKTSVAKIFAKAVNCLNNKDGEPCNSCEICQAINNNTTMDVLEIDAASNNSVNDVRELRESVIYSPSIAKYKVYIIDEVHMLSTGAFNALLKTLEEPPPHVIFILATTEPDKLPDTILSRCQRFDFKKIPTRLIAQNLEKICIDSNIKIEEKGLKTIALYGNGSMRDAISLLEQCASYKEGLITYEDVCEMLGVANDEMLFSLLDYMNAKDVAASLKQLDKILSYGIDVGNFLKSLTYILRDMVLYKTGGEELKEILYSDVETVKERVQNFGTAFLTNALEKFTNLQKEVRYAISPLTLLEVTILRLIKPEISYDMMSLLARVEQIEDKLEKGQFFLREEKEEKNKKINSPEEEKEENVASQIVQQEDIDLEKVWAEVKEMIKKERIALYAFIEKGIPYLKKGTIVVEYPEEYALLKEELSKAENKSFIEGILKELVGKAIPLKFELRKNEEELLVQQVKEFFGEDIEII; translated from the coding sequence ATGTATCAGTCTTTGTATAGAAAGTATAGGCCAAGAAGTTTTAAAGAAGTGGTGGGGCAAGAACATATTGTAAGAACTTTAAAAAACCAAATAAAGTTAAAAAAGATAGGACATGCTTATCTCTTTACAGGTACAAGAGGAACAGGAAAAACCAGTGTAGCTAAGATTTTTGCAAAAGCAGTTAATTGTTTAAATAATAAAGATGGAGAGCCTTGTAATTCTTGTGAGATTTGTCAAGCTATAAATAACAACACTACGATGGATGTTTTAGAGATTGATGCTGCGTCTAATAACAGTGTAAATGATGTAAGAGAATTGAGAGAATCTGTAATTTACTCTCCATCCATAGCTAAGTACAAAGTATATATAATTGATGAGGTGCATATGCTTTCTACAGGGGCTTTTAATGCTCTTTTAAAGACATTGGAAGAGCCACCTCCTCATGTGATTTTTATTCTTGCGACTACAGAGCCGGACAAATTGCCAGATACTATTTTATCCCGCTGTCAAAGGTTTGACTTTAAAAAAATACCTACTCGATTAATAGCGCAAAATCTTGAAAAAATTTGCATTGACAGCAACATAAAAATTGAAGAGAAGGGTCTTAAAACTATCGCACTTTATGGCAATGGTTCTATGAGAGATGCTATTAGTCTTTTAGAACAATGTGCTTCTTATAAAGAAGGCCTTATAACCTATGAAGATGTATGCGAAATGTTAGGTGTAGCTAATGATGAAATGTTATTTTCTCTTTTAGATTACATGAATGCTAAAGATGTAGCAGCTTCATTGAAACAATTAGATAAAATTTTGTCTTATGGAATAGACGTGGGGAATTTTTTAAAGTCCTTAACTTATATTTTGAGAGATATGGTGCTTTACAAAACAGGAGGAGAGGAATTAAAAGAAATTTTATACAGCGATGTAGAAACTGTAAAAGAAAGAGTGCAAAACTTTGGTACAGCTTTTTTGACTAACGCTTTAGAAAAATTTACAAATCTACAAAAAGAAGTTAGATATGCTATATCTCCGTTAACCCTTTTAGAAGTGACTATTTTGAGGTTGATAAAGCCGGAAATTTCTTACGATATGATGAGTTTGCTAGCAAGAGTAGAACAAATAGAAGACAAATTAGAAAAAGGACAATTTTTTCTGAGGGAAGAAAAAGAAGAGAAAAATAAAAAAATAAATTCGCCAGAAGAAGAAAAAGAAGAAAACGTGGCATCGCAAATAGTACAGCAAGAGGATATAGATCTAGAAAAGGTGTGGGCTGAAGTAAAAGAAATGATAAAAAAAGAAAGAATAGCTTTGTATGCCTTTATAGAAAAAGGGATTCCTTATTTAAAAAAAGGAACAATTGTGGTAGAATATCCTGAAGAGTATGCTTTATTAAAGGAGGAATTGAGCAAAGCGGAAAACAAAAGTTTTATTGAAGGAATATTAAAAGAACTAGTTGGGAAGGCAATTCCTTTGAAGTTTGAATTAAGAAAAAATGAAGAGGAATTACTTGTACAGCAAGTTAAGGAGTTTTTTGGTGAAGATATAGAGATAATATAA
- a CDS encoding YbaB/EbfC family nucleoid-associated protein, protein MAKGGFPGGFNINNMIKQAQQMQEEIKKMQEELMQKTVEATVGGGMVKAVANGRKELVSIEINPDVVDKDDVETLEDLVLAAVNQALRNAEEMIASEMAKITGGLNIPGLF, encoded by the coding sequence ATGGCAAAAGGCGGATTTCCGGGCGGGTTTAATATAAATAACATGATTAAACAAGCCCAACAGATGCAAGAAGAAATAAAGAAAATGCAAGAAGAGCTAATGCAAAAGACTGTAGAAGCTACTGTCGGTGGTGGGATGGTAAAAGCAGTTGCTAATGGCAGAAAAGAACTTGTAAGTATTGAAATAAATCCTGATGTTGTAGATAAAGATGATGTAGAAACGTTAGAAGACCTTGTATTAGCTGCGGTTAATCAAGCGTTAAGGAATGCAGAAGAAATGATTGCTTCTGAAATGGCAAAGATAACCGGAGGACTAAACATTCCTGGACTGTTTTGA
- the ymfI gene encoding elongation factor P 5-aminopentanone reductase, with amino-acid sequence MLNGKVAIVTGGAGDIGREICIELAKEGASIAIHYNNSYEQAVKLREYIKSNFSYAEIFKADISDRQQVDNMIDSIYNKFGRIDYLINNAGIAQIKPFIEITEEDWDRMMNVNLKGLFNCTQSVLRHMLPQKHGSIINISSIWGISGASCEVHYSASKGGIIAFTKALAKELGPSKIRVNCIAPGVIDTRMNNILNREEKKHLIEDIPLMSIGKPQDVANAVLFLLSDKANFITGQVITVDGGFI; translated from the coding sequence ATGTTAAATGGCAAAGTAGCGATTGTAACTGGTGGTGCTGGGGATATAGGAAGAGAAATTTGTATAGAGCTTGCAAAAGAAGGGGCTTCTATAGCAATACATTATAATAACAGTTATGAGCAAGCTGTTAAATTAAGAGAGTATATAAAAAGCAATTTTAGTTATGCGGAAATTTTTAAAGCAGATATTTCAGACAGACAGCAGGTAGACAATATGATTGATAGTATTTATAATAAATTTGGTCGCATTGACTATCTTATAAATAATGCAGGAATTGCCCAAATCAAACCATTTATAGAAATAACAGAAGAAGATTGGGATAGGATGATGAATGTCAATTTAAAAGGTCTTTTCAATTGCACACAAAGTGTTTTGAGGCATATGTTGCCTCAAAAACATGGGAGTATAATAAACATTTCTTCAATTTGGGGTATTTCCGGTGCTTCCTGTGAAGTACATTATTCAGCATCTAAAGGAGGAATAATAGCTTTTACAAAGGCTTTGGCAAAAGAGTTAGGGCCTTCTAAAATAAGAGTTAATTGTATTGCTCCTGGAGTAATTGATACTCGAATGAACAACATTTTAAATAGGGAAGAAAAGAAACACTTAATTGAGGATATACCACTTATGAGTATAGGGAAACCTCAAGATGTAGCAAATGCTGTACTGTTTTTATTATCTGACAAGGCAAATTTTATAACAGGGCAAGTTATAACTGTAGATGGGGGATTTATATAA
- the crcB gene encoding fluoride efflux transporter CrcB: MEYIYIGIGGFFGAVLRYLITIYFTKMYHTAFPFETFMINILGSFLLSFIANFTMDEYKVNTNLRLAITTGFIGAFTTFSTFSMETINLLKAGKDYIALSYIILSIFGGLLMSYLGFEFADKTFDLLKEREEEQ, translated from the coding sequence ATGGAATACATCTATATAGGGATTGGAGGATTTTTTGGAGCAGTACTAAGATATTTAATAACAATTTACTTTACAAAGATGTATCACACTGCATTTCCCTTTGAAACTTTTATGATAAATATTTTAGGTTCGTTTTTGTTAAGTTTTATTGCTAATTTTACTATGGATGAGTACAAGGTAAATACTAATTTGAGATTGGCGATAACAACAGGATTTATTGGGGCTTTTACAACATTTTCTACTTTTAGTATGGAAACAATAAATTTATTAAAAGCAGGGAAAGATTATATTGCTCTAAGTTATATAATTTTATCAATATTTGGAGGCCTTTTGATGTCTTATTTAGGATTTGAATTTGCTGACAAAACTTTTGACTTACTAAAGGAGCGGGAGGAAGAACAGTGA
- the recR gene encoding recombination mediator RecR: MNYYSTSIAKLIEELSKLPGIGPKTAQRLAFFIINMPLEEVKSLSQAIIDAKEKIKYCRICYNITDTEVCNICSDKERDHSLICVVSHPMDVVAMEKIREYKGVYHVLHGVISPIEGVGPEDIKIKELLDRVKNGNVKEVILATNPDIEGEATAMYIAKLLKPLGIKVTRIAHGVPVGGDLEYTDVVTLSRALEGRREL; the protein is encoded by the coding sequence ATGAACTATTATTCTACTTCTATAGCGAAGCTTATAGAAGAACTGTCAAAGTTGCCCGGTATAGGTCCTAAAACAGCACAAAGGCTTGCTTTTTTCATAATAAATATGCCTTTGGAAGAGGTAAAAAGCTTGTCTCAAGCGATTATTGATGCAAAAGAAAAGATAAAGTATTGTAGAATTTGTTATAACATAACTGACACAGAGGTTTGTAACATATGTAGTGATAAAGAAAGAGATCATTCTCTTATATGTGTTGTTTCTCATCCTATGGATGTTGTTGCAATGGAGAAAATACGAGAGTATAAAGGAGTGTATCATGTACTTCATGGTGTTATTTCTCCTATAGAGGGCGTTGGCCCTGAAGATATAAAAATTAAAGAACTTTTAGACAGAGTAAAAAATGGAAATGTAAAAGAAGTCATACTTGCTACAAATCCTGACATAGAAGGAGAAGCGACAGCAATGTACATTGCTAAGCTATTAAAACCGTTAGGAATAAAAGTCACAAGGATTGCTCATGGGGTGCCGGTAGGTGGTGACTTGGAATACACCGATGTTGTAACTCTTTCAAGGGCTCTTGAAGGTAGAAGAGAATTGTAA